The DNA sequence ctatataataaagaggtaatatgcaaattgaccctcacacccctgcacaagatggccacccccatgtggtcaaagatggccaccacaagatggctggcaggggagggtagttgtgggcaaacaggcctgcaggggagggcagttaggggcaaccaggccagcaggggagggcagttaggggtgaccaggccaggaggggagggaagttgggagggaccagaccagcaggggagggcagttgggggcaaccagaccagcaggggagggcagttgtgggcgaacaggcctgcaggggagggcagtttggggtgaccaggccagcaggggagggcagttgggagggaccaggccttcaggggagggcattttggggggaccaggcctgcaggggagggcagttgggggcgaccgggccagcaggggagggcagttgggggtgaccaggccagcaggggagggcagttgggagggaccaggctggcaggggagcagttaggcatcaatcaggttggtagggtagtggttaggggatgatcaggcaggcaggcaggcgagcggttgggagccagcagtcccggattatgagagggatgtctgactgccggtttaggcccgatcccacaggaaccaggcctaaaccagcagtcagacatcccctgaggggttccagattggagagggtgtaggccgggctgagtgacaatcccccccccacaccagtgcacgaatttcgtgcacctggcctctagtagtatcATATTATCTTACTGTATTCTCATGCTAGGAATTGTCATGTATTACGCAGATATGACCATATTGTTATGATGTTATGTATTGTCATGTATTATGTTACTATCATTTCTTCCACAACCCACATGCAATCATGGGGCAAGAATTTTCAACTCTATCTTGAAAAATACATAGATTTAtggccttggctggtgttgctaaatggttagagcgccagccctagcaccaaagggtctcaggtttcattcccggtccagggcatgtacctgggctgcaggatcGGTCCTGGCCCCAGAGCGGGGGCGGGTAGGGGGCGCAcatgtaagaggcaaccaatcaatgtgtctcttttacgtcaatgtttctttttctttttctctgtctctctccccccgtccttcctctctaaaaatcaagaaaatttgtagccttaaaaaatatatatatattctaaagaaaaatgtttaagttgACAGTtatgggaggtggtggtggtgtgggggaggATTATAAAAAGGATCACTacccagaatatattttaaaaattcttttttaaaaaaatatattttattgatttttcacagagagaaagggaaagggatagagagttagaaacatcgatgagagagaaacatcgaccagctgcctcctgcacaccccgcaccggggatgtgcccgcaactaaggtacatgcccttgaccggaatcgaacctgggacccttcagtccacaggccgacgctccatccactgagccaaactgttagggcccctctcatcattgatggttctctctctttctctctgaaatcaataaaaatatatttttaaccaaGAGTCTTGTTCTCAGAGCCTAGAGCCACCGTGGGACAGAAAGTCCCCAGAGGTGACCTTGGACGCATTCCAAAGATGAGAGGTGGATGGCTCCGAGCCAACCCCACCGGAGTCCCTGCCGCTCTCCCTGCCGCGGCTGATAAGTGGGGATTCGCCGCGGAGCGAGGGACACCAGCCTGGACCTCcgtcacccagccctgcccctcagaGGACCCGCCGTCCTCCAGCGGCTGCGGGGAGTGGCGGGGCCCTCAGCCAGGTAAGTGGGGCTGCTCACTTTGGGGGCTCCTGTCTCACACCCGGGGTGACTGGGGGCAGCCTTTGCCACCTGCGGGAGCATCAGCCAGGCGGGGACCCCAGCACAGCCACTACCAGCGAGGAGACCTCGGGCCGATTGCTTGACCTCTCTGCCCTCGGTTTTTCTGTCTGGGAAATGGGACGATAGCATAGCACCGGCCTCTGAGGTGGGGGCATTAGGTGGCTTGCATGAGAAGCTCTCAAGCTCTCCGgaagtgacatttttttttgggggggggcttttttttttgttttgttttgtaatcctcacctgaggatattttcccattgatttttaatatatatatatatatatatatatatatatatatatatatatattattgattttttttacagagaggaagggagaggggtagagagttagaaacatcgatgagagagaagcatcgatcagctgcctcctgcacaccctctgctggggatgtgcccgcaaccaaggtacaggcccttgaccggaatcgaacctgggaaccttgagtctgcaggctgacgctctatccactgagccaaaccggttagggctgattgatgtttctctctcattgatgtttctaactctctatccctctcccttcctctctgtaaaaaatcaataaaatatatatttaaaaaaagcaaaaacctgatgaacaaaataggtccagaggtgtggatgcatggagcagactgacagatctcagtgggggcggggggaggggagagggaggggcagagagagatgaACCagagaacatgtatgcatatatgcatagcccacggacacagacaacagcgggggggggggggcgggcctggggcggggcggggttgggtggagggggacaaaaaGGGGGGaactgggggacatctgtaatactgtcaacaataaaatgaatgaaaaagaaaacagcaataaaatctgagggaaaaaaaaaaaagtccccagaCATTGCCACTCGGCCCCCATTGGGAGAGCAACACTCCTGGGTGGAGAACCGCTGCTGTGACTGAGCTCCCCGTGAGCAGAGGTATGTGAGACCTCGGGGTGGGAATGCTGTGGAGGACACGGGGCTTTGCTGGAGGGGAAGTTCCTGAACTCTCATTCCACCCCACACGCGCCCctctgggccccacagcagccaggctgCTTCCTCCCGGGCTGGTGGCTCCTCGACGTGGGGGGTAGTCCTTGGCTCCCAGGCGGTTCTGAGAAACACAGAACCAGCCACGGGGAGGAAAGGATGAAGCCACACTGTGTGTGATGGACTGGGCGCAGTTCTGAGGGCTTCACTGAGGTGTCATTGTTATTGTGTGTGTTACCGATAAAgaaatcagccctggccggtgtggctcagaggatagagcgccggcctgcggacctaagggtcccgggtttgattccggtcaagggcacgtacctgggctgcaggctcctccccggtgtGGGCCCCgggtcggggctcctgcaggaggcaacccatcgatgtgggTCTCTCACCTccaggtttctctctgtctttccctctctctcccactccttctgaaaatcaatggaaaaatgtcacCCTCGGGTgatgatttaaaagagaaaagaaattaaagcacaaacaaaatagaaacagactcatagatagaggacagactgacagctgtcaggcggcggggggcgggggcgggggagtttgggggctgggtgaaaaggtgaagggattaaggaaaaacaaacaaacacaaacctcACAGACACACAACAGCTTGGTGATTACCCTCGGGGAAGGGGGTggtaggaggaggcaggagagggaaaaggcaggggtgggtgggggggggggggggtaataaaTGGTGATGGCAGATTTGACCTGGGGTAGTAAACACAACACAACATACTGATGATGTATTTTAggattatacacctgaaaccgatataattgtattaaccaatgtcaccccaatgaaataaaatttaaaaacaaaaaaagaaagcaaagcacagagaggttaagtaacttgcctaaggtcacacagcgggCAAGTGGCAGggctgtttttcttgtttgtttttttaaaataaatttcacagactgcttttttaaaaatatatttcaaacatcgaacctgggacccttcagtccgcaggccgacgctctattcactgagccacaccggccagggcagggctggggtttgaacccaggcaggcTCTCTCCTGGTCAGTGCTGTAAACTGTGACACAAACTGCCCGCCTCTTGGCTGTGAGCGCCGGCGGGCATGGGGGAAGTTAAAACTTTTTTCATGGCCAGATCCTGACGTCCCAGGAAAGCCGAGCTGATCATCCAACAACAATTTAATAATAATCACAGGTCTGCCTCCCTCGGAAGGGAAGGGGCCGGATCCCTGCCAGGCAAGGCCCCCCATGTCTCGGTGGCCCCTGAGGGCTCCGTGGAACCGCGTGGAAATGCCTTTGCAAGCCCCAGGGTTTGTAGGTGTGAAAGTGggaacaaatataataataataataataataataataataataacaacaacaacaacaacagcgaGGGCCGGCCGCATCCAAGCCACGCAcgccatggttctctctctctctctctctctctctctctcttttaaatgttttttgttttgttaatatgtttttaatgatttcagagaggaaggagaaggagagagatataggaacatcaatgaagagcgagaatcatggattggctgcctcctgcacgccccccactggggatccagtttgcaacccgggcatgttccctgaccaggaatcgaacccgggacccttcagtctgcaggctgacactctatccactgagccataccagccagggtccatatttccctttaaaaatatatattttattgattttttttttacagagaggaagggagagggacagagagtcagaaacatcgatgagagagaaacatcgatcagctgcctcctgcacaccccctactggggatgtgcctgcaaccaaggtacatgcctttgaccggaatcgaacctgggacctttcagtctgcaggccgatgctccatccactgagccacaccagcccgggcccatatttctctttttaagtaAACTTTTGGAAAACACAGGAGGGAAAAATCTGTCTAGAGGCGGCAGGACGGGTTGGCCACGGCTGAGGAATTGCATTTCCCGAGAGCCGTGTGCTGTGGGAACACCGCAATGCGCTCCGGGGGCAACAGGTGTTTCTTTTCATCGGctcttcttgttttttgttttaaaaaattttttttttattgatttcagagaagaaggagcgggagagagagagaatcatcaatgatgagagggaatcatggatcggctgcctcctgcacgccccccactggggatggagcctgcaacccgggcctgtgccctgaccgggaatggaaccgtgacctccgggttcacaggtcgatgctcaaccacggagcccccCTACCTCCGTGGCGCTGGGCTCGTGGGCTCTTTCTGGGACATCAGCCCACATGTGACCTCCTCCCTGAGCGTAATACCTGCAAAGTCGGGGAGGGGGGCCCGGGTACCCAAGGAAACGCTCTCACCCGGCCCGGTCATAGTGTGTGTCCCCCAGGACCTGGCGGGGCCGAGAGGGGACCAAGGGCATCAGCTATTCCTTTTACTCggatgctgggggtgggggggagggagggggagagggaagggaagggggaggggagggagagggaggctgaggcaTCTGCTGGGGGTGGGCTGTAGCAAATCCCACACCCTGGTCTCCAAAAAGCAACCCCCGCGTGCTGCCCTACAGGTTCAGAATCCCGAGGCCCTCCCGGGGTCTCCCGGGGCTGACAGCGAGGGCCGGCCGGGCTGTGTCCCTTCCTGGAGGATttccggggtgggggcggggggtatccatgcccttgccttttccagcttccagagccCCCCGAGTTCCTAGGTGTCTCCAGTGACCTGTTTCCAAAGGAGGGTCCCTTCTGAGGTCTCCGGGTTAGATGGGCATCctcattttttggggggtggggtggggggaggggagaggacacaAAATAGTCTCCCCACGTGGAAAGCTTTCCTCACGTTGGCGAAGTTGCTTTTGCCACAGGAGGGGTTTCAGAGACTGGGGCGTGGGCATGTTTGAGGGGTGACATGGCTCTGCGCCCCGCACTGAGGTTATAGCTCACGGAGACAACccagactgggggggggggcgcggggggagccCGGCCAGCGCCCAGctacctgcaagggagggaaacAACGCAGGTGGCTGAGGGCGtgtgaaaaagggaaagaaaggaattgGTAGCTCATCTTTTccattaagtttattttttcaaaaatatttttttattgattttgtacagagaggaaggaagaaggagagagagtcagaaacatcgatgagagagaaacatcaatcagctgcctcctgcacaccccctactgggggatgtgcccgcaaccaaggtacatgcccttgaccggaatcgaacccgggacccttcagtccacacgctgatgctctatccactgagccacaccagttagggcaagtttatttatttattttttttaaaaaatatttttattgctttcagagagcaaggaagagggagagagagataggaacatccatgatgagagagaatcatggatcggctgcctcctgcacgcccccttgtggggatcgagcccacaacacgggcatgtgcccctgaccaggaatcgaacccttatCTCTTGGGTCATAgctcgaggctcaaccactgagccacgcccgccgcGAGTTTAAAAATACGTTTTCATACCTGTCTTGTGACACAAtcccagcagcccaggggccCCAATGAAAAGAAAGATAAGGGGCACGCATTACAAAGAACTTGattataatctatttttaaatacttctttctgaattgatttcggagagacaggaaggcaggaagagagagagaaacattgattggttgcctctcgcacgtgccccaactggggatcaagctcacaacctaggcaagtgccctgaccaggaatcgaacccaaaaccttttggtgtaagggatgatgccccaacaaactgagccacccagggcAGTAAGGGCCAACCTTTAAGGGAAGTATGTGACCCTCATCCTCCCAttctacagaggaggaaactgaggctcagagaggtgaaggcaTTTGTTCAAAGTCACGAAGAATCCAAACCCTGGCTGTTGGGTTgaagaaaacatttatatatatatattttatttttaaaaatatttttatatattttttagaattaaaaaaatactttattgattttttacaggaagggagaaggagagttagaaacatcgatgagagagaaacatcgatcagctgcctcctgcacacctcctactggggatgtgcccacagccaaggtacatgcccttgactggaatcgaacctgggacccttcagtctgcaggccggcgctctatccactgagtcagtccagttagggcttaaaatatttcttttttgatttctgagaggaagggagagggagagatagaaacatcagtgatgacagagaatcattgattggctgcctcctgcatgcaccctactggggaccgagcctgcaacccgggcatatgtccttgaccagaatcgaacttgggacccttcagtccccaggccgatgctctatccacttagccacaccaggtagggcaaagaaaatgtttttagacCCCATGTTCCTTCTGTGTACCGCCTCCTCTGCTAGACGCAGGGAAATTAAGAGATGAGCAAGAAATGGCCCTGCCCTCGGGTGGGGATGGAGGGCTCCATGTCTAATGAGGGGGAATAAATTACCGGGAGACTTGGGGCTGCAGACTACAATTAAAATGCTATGGAGCTTGGCCTcgctggtttggtttagtggacagagcctcggccttcggactgaagggtcctgggtttgattccggtcaagggcatgtacctcatttgcaagatccatccctggccctggttgggggcgtgtgcaggaagcaaccaatcgatgtgtctctctcacatcgatgtttctctgtctctccgtctcccttccactctccctaaaacatCTATGGGAGAagatcctcggatgaggattaagaacaacaacaacaaaaagatgctATGGAGTTATGTAGCGATATGCATAGTAAGACCAAAAGCTTTAAACGGTGGCCGCATTGCATGTGTAccgtgtttattttttttattgctggcATTATTACAAGATGCCCCCCAGTTCTGtcttcccctttgcccacctccgcccagcctccagccccatcctctctggccaccaccacactgttgtctatgacCATAGGCTAtgatgcatatacactgagtggccagattatatgatctctggacgcataatcatctggccactcagtgtgtatcctatagaataaaaggctaatatgcaaattgtcccctcaacctggagttcgaccagcaggcaggctggccaaccgcccatgtccccttcccctggccaggctggctggatccacccatgcacaaattcatgcaccaggcctctaatacacacacacacacacacacacacacacacacacacacactaataaaagagaaacatgcaaattgaccatcactccgctacgcccaccagccaatcaggagcaagtatgcaaaccaactcaacaaagatggttcTGCTGTAGTGTCCAGgcctgtcagcctggccaggggccgtGGAAGCCCAGCAGCGAGGCTGGATCCACCACCAttggagtgtctgggcctgtgAGCCCCTCcatgaggctggatgctgtgtCCAGGGGGCACAcaaaaattgtcccctcaggagtttgaccgggagaccaggagttcaataacttgctatgatgtgtgctgaccaccagggggcagcgtggaataaAGGAataccccagccagcagccggggaagggaggccccagccagcagctggcagctagCAGCTGTCGAAGGGAGGctctggccggcagctggaaggccccgatcagccctgatcacccgccaggcctagggaccctacctgagcacgaatttcatgcaccgggcctctagtatacacacacacacacacacacacacacacacacacacacacacatacacacacacacacacacacacacacacatatacacacacacacactgagtggccagattattatgcgttcagagatcataataatctggccactcagtgtatgtcctttggctaatctcttcaccttctttctccagtccccccacccctcacccctctgacagctgtcagtctgtcccatgcatccatgcctctgggttctattttgttcatcagtttattttgttcattagattccacatgttaGGGAGATCATATGGGATTTGCCTTTCTCAGACTGGCtgatttcacgtagcataatactctccaggtccagcgATGCTGCCCCTAAGGGTGAGAGTCCCTTCCTTTTATAGCCATGTAGCATTTCACtttgtgaatgtaccacagctttccatccactcatctgctgatgggcacttgggctgtttccagatcttggctattgtaaagaatgctgctgtgaacacggtgttttaaatttgaattaacTGCCAATATACAAATGTCAGGAGGtttcatgttaaaaacaaaacaaaacaaaacaaaacaaaacaaaataacagcaACCTGGAATTCTGGCTCtcttggggaaaaataaataaatcagaatctGGCAGGTCTCGGTCCAGCAACAACAGCTGGCAAGAGCTTAGAGCAGCCGTCAGTCTCCTTTGGACAGAACACCCTTTCTCCGCAGTCCCCACCATTCCCTATTATCTTACACTCAGCCGGAaccactaaatttttttttatcctcaccccaggatatatttttcattgattccagagagagagggaaagggggaaagagagggagagaaacatttgtgtggagagaaacatccatcagttgcccctggatgtgcccccaccagggacaGAACCCGgaacatgggtatgtgccctgaccaggaatcaaacctgtgacccttcagtacattggaggacgctctaaccaactgagccacccggccagggcctggatCCACTAATTTGTGTCCCTGCCCGGCCTCTGTAAGGTATCTGACTTTGAGACTTCTAGGGAAGACACTAGTGCATGTGGGTTTAATGAGCAAATGCTTGAGCCTCCTTTCCAGCCTGCGCTCACCCAGCTTCTTACCCACTTCCTCCTAGGTCTTAGCTACTGCACCGCTCCTGGGTCGCCCTCTGCGATTCTTCTCCTGGTTCACCCTCTGCAATTCCGCTCCTGGATCGCCCTCTGCAATTCTGCTCCTGGATCACCCTCTGCAATTCTGCTCCTGGATCACCCTCTGCAATTCTGCTCCTGGATCACCCTCTGCAATTCTGCTCCTGGATCACCCTCTGCAATTCTGCTCCTGGATCACCCTCTGCGATTCTTCTCCTGGCGCACACTCTGCAATTCCGCTCCTGAATCGCCCTCTGCAATTCCGCTCCTGGCACCGCTTCCCGAGCGTTTCCAAAGACAGAACATGGCCAACCTCACGGGGACGGTATCCGTCTTCCTCCTCCAGGGCTTTTCGGCTTCCCCCGAGTTACAGCTGCTCAGCGCGGCCTTCTTCCTTCTCGTTTACCTGGCTGCCGTTCTGGGGAACGTCTCCATCGTGGCTGCCGTGGTGCTCGACCCCCGCCTGCAcacgcccatgtacttcttcctcaaGCACCTCTCCCTGGTGGACATCTGCTCCATGTCCACCACCCTGCCCCGGGCCCTGGTGGCCACCATGTTGGGCTCGGGGGAGATTTCCCTCCTTGCGTGCGCATCCCAGCTCTTTGCGTTCGTCAGCCTCGGGTCCACGGAGTGTTTTCTCATCACCTCCATGGCTTACGACCGGTGCCTGGCCATCTACCGGCCCCTGGTGTACGGCGTGGCCATGCGCCCCGGCATCTGCGTCTCCCTGGTGGCGGCGGCCTGGGGCAGCGGGCTCCTGTTCTCCGCCTTCCACACGGCCAACACCTTCTCCCTGCCCTTCTGCGGCCCCCGCGTCATCGACCACTTCTTCTGCGACATCCCCCCGGTCATGCGCCTCGCCTGTGCCCACGCGGAGGCCCACGAGGCGGCCGGGTTCGCGGCCAGCGGCTGCGTCATCATGAGCTGCTTTGCGCTCACCGTGCTGTCCTACGTGCGCATCTTGGCCACGGTGGCGCGGATCCGCTCCGCGGGCGGCCGCCGGAAGGCCTTCTCCACCTGCTCGTCCCACCTGGCCACGGTGCTACTGTTTTACGGCGCCGGCAGCTCTGCCTACATGCAGCCCAGCGCCCGCTCCTCGCCGCTGCAGGGGCGCCTGGCCGCTGTCTTCTACTCCATCCTCACACCCACCCTGAACCTGCtcatctacagcctgaggaacaAGGACATGATGGCGGCCCTGCGGAAGCTCTATCTGCAGGTGCCGTCCTAGGACGGGGGGAAGGACGCAGAGATCCACCCTGAGGGGCCAGGAGCACCCCCGCACCCCAAAAGTGGAatgacagcctggctggtgtggctctgtggttgagcatcaacctatgaaccaggaggtcacggttggattcctggtcaagggcacatgccctggttgcagccTCTATCtcccgtagggggcgtgcagggggcagccgatccatgattctctctcatcattgatgtttctatctctccctcttccttcctctctgaaatcaataaaaatctatttttgcaggctccatctaccatagggggtgtacaggaggcagccgatccatgattctctctcatcattgatgtttctatctctctccctctcccttctgctctgaaatcaataaaaatatatatttttaaagagttgaatGACAATGAGCCACACAGGAGGCCCTAGTGGATATCCAGACAAAATAGAGACATGTTCAGTGTGCCTTTCACTGAGGCAAATGGCACTAGGTGGACACAGAGGAATATAGAAAGAGAGGGAGCGAATAACTTAAATCGTGGGAGGTCGTTGCAGGCAACAGCCCCCCTCAAGGACCCCCACATCCTGCAGTGTGAGCCCAGAAGGACAGTCTcttctcagctcagctcagcttccATGGGCCACAAGAGGAGCACGCTGGCCTACTCAGCCCGGCTCTAATGTTTAGGGGGGTACCTATTTTCCACCTGAGATGTGATTCAACACAAGCCAAAGACTTCTAGGAGAAAAACAGGCACGTTGGACTCACAGAGATACGGTTTGCAGTCTTCACGTGGCCCCTTCCTGTATGGGGGATGTCAAGAGTAAGtacggccctaaccggtgtggctcagagtgtcgg is a window from the Eptesicus fuscus isolate TK198812 chromosome 21, DD_ASM_mEF_20220401, whole genome shotgun sequence genome containing:
- the LOC103303900 gene encoding olfactory receptor 10AG1-like; amino-acid sequence: MANLTGTVSVFLLQGFSASPELQLLSAAFFLLVYLAAVLGNVSIVAAVVLDPRLHTPMYFFLKHLSLVDICSMSTTLPRALVATMLGSGEISLLACASQLFAFVSLGSTECFLITSMAYDRCLAIYRPLVYGVAMRPGICVSLVAAAWGSGLLFSAFHTANTFSLPFCGPRVIDHFFCDIPPVMRLACAHAEAHEAAGFAASGCVIMSCFALTVLSYVRILATVARIRSAGGRRKAFSTCSSHLATVLLFYGAGSSAYMQPSARSSPLQGRLAAVFYSILTPTLNLLIYSLRNKDMMAALRKLYLQVPS